A section of the Acropora muricata isolate sample 2 chromosome 4, ASM3666990v1, whole genome shotgun sequence genome encodes:
- the LOC136913557 gene encoding fibroblast growth factor receptor 3-like isoform X2 gives MVGLFLEVVFIFVFAWTNFVANESETYLTEVKHGHATIKCEEKYGQPPAVKDSKRSGLLLTYVCINDCEECLKPLSFHSAKSFNQCRADCILNRYGKPCTEGCHFYHNVVSSGSGRSGIWHDSRDVVVTHPYLICRTFKELLINFEIRLANQSTNTSEPVGFILLWRQKENDSWTSEKFFKTMPIHLEKLHKGFCIQMALDVVTVKGLQGRHYGEWMSTLSDDDTLDPPRNIHVSLKANGSKFLGDVTWSIASHSKVCVYSIHWYGTVSDSSGQKEFTIFDNKHVSSPFHFVIKDLVPNENYTLEIFSVASSKESKAVLYFATPALVPGKPENLTLVNVTHVSRNTSTATVTWLPPCNINCPIAIQEYNVSWRKAPILEKQMSLPHFDSAVVPPENTTFKVRNLHNGFPYVLKVAAISLMGRGKQAMLTFNTLDFPSETTKYSQLPLTTERKYQYLLWTGLVLLLVLACIIAVSYMYIKRKYGSMSRVVQQMHVQYNIGRRALLMLPGDNFSTDLPIIEPDEWEVEYSNLAFGKQIGEGAFGTVSKATITGLPGLPPQKEVVAAVKKLKPNANLEDRRNFITEITLMKEIGKHLNIVSMLGCVTSGGPLCLITEFCPHGDLRNYLRLLRDQRKNPHFILPSAFVSPVCKRKGQHSNKGVKSPSPVKKLKAFSGSCLQVQNSDGDDFYLAENTEETFISNSCSRPGKGESYHSIVSANSQCFCTDRCTCAACVLPVCPSSEYLHCRRWSQESISSTKRSRASTLQLPHGASAPQTPSPGVTPDFSRKGRKGSWSPGTSSDQEKGDDICIVVTGLSSLNGVSEKISDEDNRQELSQKVLLSFARQIAVGMEYLSQKKFIHRDLATRNILVCDDHLVKISDFGLTRDVYESCQYQKAHTAGKLPIKWMAIESLFDNVYTTESDVWSYGILLWELITLGSSPYPGVAGRDIHKLIKHGYRMDKPENCSQQMYQLMLSCWAANAEDRPSFTDLRNDLEEMLEADDELYISVNCDDFDYYCTLANNLESSSEVEEERLMSPMGSEAHHYV, from the exons atggTGGGATTATTTCTTgaagttgttttcatttttgtatttGCCTGGACAAATTTTGTTGCAAACGAAAGTGAAACGTATTTGACCGAAGTGAAACATGGACACGCGACTATAAAATGTGAGGAAAAG TATGGCCAGCCACCAGCTGTAAAA GATTCAAAGAGAAGTGGATTACTTCTTACCTACGTTTGTATCAATGACTGCGAGGAG TGTTTGAAGCCCTTGTCATTCCATTCGGCTAAGAGTTTCAACCAATGTCGAGCTGATTGTATACTG AATAGATATGGTAAACCATGTACAGAAGGATGCCATTTCTACCATAACGTTGTGAGCTCTG GCAGCGGACGGAGTGGTATTTGGCATGATTCCAGAGATGTGGTTGTTACCCATCCGTATCTTATCTGTCGAACTTTTAAAGAACTGCTGATCAACTTTGAAATTCGTCTGGCCAACCAAAGTACCAATACTAGCGAGCCTGTAGGCTTTATACTACTTTGGAGGCAGAAAGAGAATGACAGTTGGACAAGTGAAAAATTC TTCAAGACGATGCCAATTCACCTGGAGAAGCTACATAAAGGTTTCTGCATTCAAATGGCTTTGGATGTGGTAACAGTCAAAGGACTACAAGGTCGTCATTACGGAGAATGGATGTCTACATTGAGTG ATGACGATACCTTGGACCCACCCAGAAATATTCACGTTTCTCTCAAAGCCAATGGATCCAAATTTCTTGGGGATGTAACTTGGAGTATTGCATCACATA GTAAAGTCTGCGTCTACAGCATCCATTGGTATGGCACAGTCTCGGACAGCAGTGGTCAAAAAGAGTTCACAATCTTTGATAACAAG CATGTCTCAAGCCCGTTTCACTTCGTCATCAAAGATTTGGTGCCCAACGAGAACTATACCTTAGAG ATATTTTCAGTGGCTTCTTCTAAAGAAAGCAAAGCCGTCCTGTATTTTGCCACACCTGCCTTAG TTCCGGGTAAACCTGAGAACCTAACACTTGTAAACGTGACACATGTGTCACGCAACACCTCAACGGCAACGGTGACATGGCTACCACCGTGCAACATTAACTGTCCGATTGCAATTCAAGAGTACAATGTTTCTTGGAGGAAGGCTCCCATATTAGAGAAACAGATGTCTCTTCCGCATTTCGATTCTGCGGTGGTACCACCG GAAAACACAACCTTTAAAGTGAGAAATCTTCACAATGGATTTCCTTATGTCTTGAAG GTAGCTGCCATTTCATTAATGGGAAGAGGGAAACAAGCAATGTTGACTTTTAATACATTAG ATTTCCCATCAGAAACCACAAAATACAGTCAACTTCCTCTGACGACAGAGCGCAAATACCAGTACCTTCTATGGACAGGACTCGTATTGCTTCTGGTTCTCGCCTGCATCATCGCTGTGAGTTACATGTACATTAAACGAAAATACGGCAGCATGTCAAGAGTTGTACAACAGATGCACGTCCAGTATAACATTGGAAGGAGGGCATT GCTAATGCTACCGGGAGACAACTTTTCCACTGACCTTCCTATCATTGAACCGGATGAATGGGAAGTTGAATACAGCAACTTAGCATTTGGCAAACAGATCGGCGAAGGGGCTTTTGGGACCGTTTCCAAGGCAACAATAACTGGTTTGCCAGGTCTGCCGCCACAAAAAGAGGTTGTTGCGGCAGTCAAGAAACTAAAAC CGAATGCCAACCTGGAAGATAGACGCAATTTCATCACAGAAATCACACTGATGAAAGAGATTGGCAAGCATCTGAATATCGTGAGCATGCTGGGTTGTGTGACCAGCGGTGGTCCGCTCTGTCTAATAACAGAGTTTTGTCCTCATGGAGATCTCAGGAACTATCTTAGGCTTCTTCGGGATCAG AGAAAGAATCCTCATTTTATTCTTCCGAGCGCGTTTGTAAGTCCTGTATGCAAACGGAAAGGACAACACAGTAACAAAGGAGTGAAGAGCCCAAGCCCTGTGAAAAAACTGAAG GCATTCTCAGGAAGTTGCCTCCAGGTTCAAAATAGCGATGGAGACGACTTTTACCTTGCAGAAAACACTGAAGAAACATTCA TATCAAATTCCTGTTCGAGGCCGGGAAAAGGAGAAAGTTATCACAGCATCGTGTCGGCCAACAG CCAATGCTTTTGCACTGACCGCTGCACATGCGCTGCTTGCGTTCTGCCCGTCTGCCCTTCCAGTGAATATCTTCATTGCCGCCGTTGGAGCCAAGAATCCATTAGTTCCACCAAAAGATCCCGCGCTTCTACACTCCAGCTCCCCCACGGAGCATCAGCTCCACAGACCCCCTCCCCTGGCGTCACACCAGATTTTTCACGAAAAGGAAGGAAAGGCAGCTGGAGTCCAGGCACTAGCAGTGACCAAGAGAAAGGAGACGATATCTGCATCGTTGTAACAG GTTTGTCCTCGTTAAATGGCGTTAGTGAAAAGATTTCAGATGAGGACAACAGACAGGAGTTATCGCAAAAAGTTTTACTCTCCTTCGCGCGACAAATCGCTGTCGGAATG GAATACTTGTCGCAAAAGAAATTCATCCACCGGGATCTTGCAACTCGAAATATCCTTGTGTGCGATGACCATTTGGTGAAGATATCAGACTTTGGTTTGACCAGAGATGTGTACGAGAGCTGCCAGTATCAAAAAGCTCATACCGCGGGAAAACTTCCCATCAAGTGGATGGCGATCGAGTCACTCTTTGACAATGTGTACACAACAGAGAGTGATGT ctGGTCATACGGTATCCTTTTGTGGGAACTTATCACACTTG gTAGTTCTCCCTATCCTGGCGTCGCAGGAAGAGATATTCACAAACTGATAAAACACGGATACAGAATGGACAAACCCGAAAATTGCAGTCAACAAAT GTACCAACTTATGCTGTCGTGCTGGGCAGCAAATGCAGAAGACAGGCCCAGCTTCACAGATTTACGAAACGACTTGGAAGAAATGTTAGAGGCGGATGACGAATTGTACATCAGTGTAAACTGCGATGATTTCGACTATTACTGCACCCTGGCGAACAACTTGGAAAGTTCTAGCGAGGTCGAAGAAGAACGATTAATGTCACCCATGGGCAGCGAGGCACATCACTATGTGTGA
- the LOC136913557 gene encoding fibroblast growth factor receptor 3-like isoform X1 — protein MVGLFLEVVFIFVFAWTNFVANESETYLTEVKHGHATIKCEEKYGQPPAVKDSKRSGLLLTYVCINDCEECLKPLSFHSAKSFNQCRADCILNRYGKPCTEGCHFYHNVVSSGSGRSGIWHDSRDVVVTHPYLICRTFKELLINFEIRLANQSTNTSEPVGFILLWRQKENDSWTSEKFFKTMPIHLEKLHKGFCIQMALDVVTVKGLQGRHYGEWMSTLSDDDTLDPPRNIHVSLKANGSKFLGDVTWSIASHSKVCVYSIHWYGTVSDSSGQKEFTIFDNKHVSSPFHFVIKDLVPNENYTLEIFSVASSKESKAVLYFATPALVPGKPENLTLVNVTHVSRNTSTATVTWLPPCNINCPIAIQEYNVSWRKAPILEKQMSLPHFDSAVVPPENTTFKVRNLHNGFPYVLKVAAISLMGRGKQAMLTFNTLDFPSETTKYSQLPLTTERKYQYLLWTGLVLLLVLACIIAVSYMYIKRKYGSMSRVVQQMHVQYNIGRRALLMLPGDNFSTDLPIIEPDEWEVEYSNLAFGKQIGEGAFGTVSKATITGLPGLPPQKEVVAAVKKLKPNANLEDRRNFITEITLMKEIGKHLNIVSMLGCVTSGGPLCLITEFCPHGDLRNYLRLLRDQRKNPHFILPSAFVSPVCKRKGQHSNKGVKSPSPVKKLKQAFSGSCLQVQNSDGDDFYLAENTEETFISNSCSRPGKGESYHSIVSANSQCFCTDRCTCAACVLPVCPSSEYLHCRRWSQESISSTKRSRASTLQLPHGASAPQTPSPGVTPDFSRKGRKGSWSPGTSSDQEKGDDICIVVTGLSSLNGVSEKISDEDNRQELSQKVLLSFARQIAVGMEYLSQKKFIHRDLATRNILVCDDHLVKISDFGLTRDVYESCQYQKAHTAGKLPIKWMAIESLFDNVYTTESDVWSYGILLWELITLGSSPYPGVAGRDIHKLIKHGYRMDKPENCSQQMYQLMLSCWAANAEDRPSFTDLRNDLEEMLEADDELYISVNCDDFDYYCTLANNLESSSEVEEERLMSPMGSEAHHYV, from the exons atggTGGGATTATTTCTTgaagttgttttcatttttgtatttGCCTGGACAAATTTTGTTGCAAACGAAAGTGAAACGTATTTGACCGAAGTGAAACATGGACACGCGACTATAAAATGTGAGGAAAAG TATGGCCAGCCACCAGCTGTAAAA GATTCAAAGAGAAGTGGATTACTTCTTACCTACGTTTGTATCAATGACTGCGAGGAG TGTTTGAAGCCCTTGTCATTCCATTCGGCTAAGAGTTTCAACCAATGTCGAGCTGATTGTATACTG AATAGATATGGTAAACCATGTACAGAAGGATGCCATTTCTACCATAACGTTGTGAGCTCTG GCAGCGGACGGAGTGGTATTTGGCATGATTCCAGAGATGTGGTTGTTACCCATCCGTATCTTATCTGTCGAACTTTTAAAGAACTGCTGATCAACTTTGAAATTCGTCTGGCCAACCAAAGTACCAATACTAGCGAGCCTGTAGGCTTTATACTACTTTGGAGGCAGAAAGAGAATGACAGTTGGACAAGTGAAAAATTC TTCAAGACGATGCCAATTCACCTGGAGAAGCTACATAAAGGTTTCTGCATTCAAATGGCTTTGGATGTGGTAACAGTCAAAGGACTACAAGGTCGTCATTACGGAGAATGGATGTCTACATTGAGTG ATGACGATACCTTGGACCCACCCAGAAATATTCACGTTTCTCTCAAAGCCAATGGATCCAAATTTCTTGGGGATGTAACTTGGAGTATTGCATCACATA GTAAAGTCTGCGTCTACAGCATCCATTGGTATGGCACAGTCTCGGACAGCAGTGGTCAAAAAGAGTTCACAATCTTTGATAACAAG CATGTCTCAAGCCCGTTTCACTTCGTCATCAAAGATTTGGTGCCCAACGAGAACTATACCTTAGAG ATATTTTCAGTGGCTTCTTCTAAAGAAAGCAAAGCCGTCCTGTATTTTGCCACACCTGCCTTAG TTCCGGGTAAACCTGAGAACCTAACACTTGTAAACGTGACACATGTGTCACGCAACACCTCAACGGCAACGGTGACATGGCTACCACCGTGCAACATTAACTGTCCGATTGCAATTCAAGAGTACAATGTTTCTTGGAGGAAGGCTCCCATATTAGAGAAACAGATGTCTCTTCCGCATTTCGATTCTGCGGTGGTACCACCG GAAAACACAACCTTTAAAGTGAGAAATCTTCACAATGGATTTCCTTATGTCTTGAAG GTAGCTGCCATTTCATTAATGGGAAGAGGGAAACAAGCAATGTTGACTTTTAATACATTAG ATTTCCCATCAGAAACCACAAAATACAGTCAACTTCCTCTGACGACAGAGCGCAAATACCAGTACCTTCTATGGACAGGACTCGTATTGCTTCTGGTTCTCGCCTGCATCATCGCTGTGAGTTACATGTACATTAAACGAAAATACGGCAGCATGTCAAGAGTTGTACAACAGATGCACGTCCAGTATAACATTGGAAGGAGGGCATT GCTAATGCTACCGGGAGACAACTTTTCCACTGACCTTCCTATCATTGAACCGGATGAATGGGAAGTTGAATACAGCAACTTAGCATTTGGCAAACAGATCGGCGAAGGGGCTTTTGGGACCGTTTCCAAGGCAACAATAACTGGTTTGCCAGGTCTGCCGCCACAAAAAGAGGTTGTTGCGGCAGTCAAGAAACTAAAAC CGAATGCCAACCTGGAAGATAGACGCAATTTCATCACAGAAATCACACTGATGAAAGAGATTGGCAAGCATCTGAATATCGTGAGCATGCTGGGTTGTGTGACCAGCGGTGGTCCGCTCTGTCTAATAACAGAGTTTTGTCCTCATGGAGATCTCAGGAACTATCTTAGGCTTCTTCGGGATCAG AGAAAGAATCCTCATTTTATTCTTCCGAGCGCGTTTGTAAGTCCTGTATGCAAACGGAAAGGACAACACAGTAACAAAGGAGTGAAGAGCCCAAGCCCTGTGAAAAAACTGAAG CAGGCATTCTCAGGAAGTTGCCTCCAGGTTCAAAATAGCGATGGAGACGACTTTTACCTTGCAGAAAACACTGAAGAAACATTCA TATCAAATTCCTGTTCGAGGCCGGGAAAAGGAGAAAGTTATCACAGCATCGTGTCGGCCAACAG CCAATGCTTTTGCACTGACCGCTGCACATGCGCTGCTTGCGTTCTGCCCGTCTGCCCTTCCAGTGAATATCTTCATTGCCGCCGTTGGAGCCAAGAATCCATTAGTTCCACCAAAAGATCCCGCGCTTCTACACTCCAGCTCCCCCACGGAGCATCAGCTCCACAGACCCCCTCCCCTGGCGTCACACCAGATTTTTCACGAAAAGGAAGGAAAGGCAGCTGGAGTCCAGGCACTAGCAGTGACCAAGAGAAAGGAGACGATATCTGCATCGTTGTAACAG GTTTGTCCTCGTTAAATGGCGTTAGTGAAAAGATTTCAGATGAGGACAACAGACAGGAGTTATCGCAAAAAGTTTTACTCTCCTTCGCGCGACAAATCGCTGTCGGAATG GAATACTTGTCGCAAAAGAAATTCATCCACCGGGATCTTGCAACTCGAAATATCCTTGTGTGCGATGACCATTTGGTGAAGATATCAGACTTTGGTTTGACCAGAGATGTGTACGAGAGCTGCCAGTATCAAAAAGCTCATACCGCGGGAAAACTTCCCATCAAGTGGATGGCGATCGAGTCACTCTTTGACAATGTGTACACAACAGAGAGTGATGT ctGGTCATACGGTATCCTTTTGTGGGAACTTATCACACTTG gTAGTTCTCCCTATCCTGGCGTCGCAGGAAGAGATATTCACAAACTGATAAAACACGGATACAGAATGGACAAACCCGAAAATTGCAGTCAACAAAT GTACCAACTTATGCTGTCGTGCTGGGCAGCAAATGCAGAAGACAGGCCCAGCTTCACAGATTTACGAAACGACTTGGAAGAAATGTTAGAGGCGGATGACGAATTGTACATCAGTGTAAACTGCGATGATTTCGACTATTACTGCACCCTGGCGAACAACTTGGAAAGTTCTAGCGAGGTCGAAGAAGAACGATTAATGTCACCCATGGGCAGCGAGGCACATCACTATGTGTGA
- the LOC136913561 gene encoding protein TEX261-like, whose amino-acid sequence MFLYILSWFSMIFHVIFMTLALAAALFYLAELVEEYTVLAAKIIKGILAVTTVIYIGLLILEGFPISMIIAGLFSNGLYFLLLRDFPFIELTSPVFIGGVAMVFVNHYLAFDHFSSVWYPFSEILAYFTICLWILPFAFFVSLSASENVLPTASTASLGEREPNFAYPGQKSSRRHGILALFSFLSKKTEGYLPTRTKTF is encoded by the exons ATGTTCCTTTACATCTTGAGTTGGTTTTCGATGATCTTCCATGTCATTTTCATGACCTTGGCTCTAG CTGCAGCTCTTTTCTACTTAGCCGAGCTTGTTGAGGAATACACAGTATTAGCTGCCAAAATAATCAAAGGCATACTTGCG GTGACAACAGTTATTTACATTGGGCTGTTAATACTAGAAGGGTTTCCCATCTCCATGATCATAGCTGGTCTCTTTTCTAATGGCCTCTATTTTCTGCTTCTAAGAGATTTCCCTTTTATTGAGTTAACATCCCCAGTGTTCATTGGAGGAGTAG cAATGGTGTTTGTCAATCATTATTTAGCTTTTGACCATTTTTCATCAGTGTGGTATCCTTTTTCTGAG ATATTAGCATATTTTACCATCTGCCTCTGGATTTTGCCATTTGCATTCTTTGTTTCCCTGTCTGcaagtgaaaatgttttgccaaCAGCATCTACAGCTTCTCTGGGTGAAAGGG AGCCAAACTTTGCCTACCCAGGCCAGAAGTCAAGTCGGAGACATGGGATTTTAGCATTGTTTAGTTTCCTGTCCAAAAAGACGGAGGGATATCTTCCCACAAGAACAAAAACTTTTTGA
- the LOC136913564 gene encoding polyadenylate-binding protein-interacting protein 2-like, protein MGEKKNQQDPFADYMWMENMDEYDRQVEEEIVEEEEFIRACIEQLLKEEEDERETLTAPEIIAQQQLQNLEGTDSAQNGTHQSSYRNGFQASSPHSNGYTNGYGNHDYSVVGKSKLNPNAKVFVPQNTRLSSSS, encoded by the exons ATGGGAGAAAAGAAGAACCAGCAAGATCCCTTCGCTGACTACATGTGGATGGAGAATATGGACGAGTATGATCGCCAAGTCGAGGAAGAAATTGTCGAGGAAGAAGAATTTATTCGTGCATGCATTGAGCAACTgctcaaagaagaagaagacgaacgCGAAACGCTCACAGCTCCAGAAATAATCGCCCAACAACAACTTCAGAACCTCGAGGGGACGGATTCCGCACAAAATGGAACGCACCAAAGCTCATATCGAAATGGTTTTCAAGCGAGTAGCCCTCACTCGAACGGGTACACAAACGGTTACGGCAATCACGACTACAGCGTTGTG GGAAAAAGCAAGCTAAACCCCAATGCAAAGGTGTTTGTTCCACAGAACACAAggttgtcatcatcatcgtag
- the LOC136913565 gene encoding uncharacterized protein: MMRLKIRWALTRMALIISVLLIVQFLSQMGLLMIKNPDCEQMSLVQKSGMVQGDQENDFEQQIEAKQVRAPFTQEPKTMKLSDSLSYDSSDRKDAEKPTDYLTRLVAELSETRQSLVRSALHYHRLGKHIEDLNRFIYFLDGKTTPREEFPGQKSSKDVKHKKEVCPEKFMGKTLAYGYPFFRKGFQRVECSEFVPIDQLVTLLMTFPGELSPQDRFKFLEGAAKYYPNLRIVVASKENRPHDDLTKLKLNLKNMVVKDPAHGETWTKMLQEVTTPYALFAPEVTHFTDDIELERLVRMLSYNEDAVVAGGSHRNLQGEWDIGCLQVTFRNWTAFFRGGYYRSVSECVVCDLLSGPFMAKTEAFKKLGLDESLPFGVFHDIFWRLKTKHPEKVVFSCPDVMFNVYSRDIPDERYAPLATKWNVKKWVESSGRVRWYGCRRGISYAISRSCSFDTGFAVPPCDLENLADAIKFVMRECEEAGLFCELQEGTLLGAVKFNKVLPWERDADITFLTGNYTAFKRLQSKFTEAGYTLTSDDASLWCCVDGRQAGGKFRVGTTHWSLELYGQHMMESEGLVASGQKPTKVHFAGQWVTVMRNPGLFARNRYGPHVYKHAEHWMDMGHDTGWAFYRPGKFKTCAFPGHSACLDQFPADGNIQFSDYPLL; encoded by the exons ATGATGCGATTAAAAATTCGTTGGGCCCTTACAAGAATGGCTCTCATCATATCGGTTTTACTAATCGTGCAGTTTCTTAGTCAAATGGGGTTACTAATGATAAAAAATCCCGATTGTGAACAGATGAGTCTTGTTCAGAAAAGTGGCATGGTCCAAGGAGATCAAGAAAACGATTTTGAGCAACAAATTGAGGCTAAACAAGTCAGAGCTCCTTTCACCCAAGAACCTAAAACGATGAAACTCTCGGATTCACTGAGTTATGATTCTAGTGACCGTAAAGACGCAGAGAAGCCTACCGATTATTTAACTCGTTTAGTTGCTGAACTCTCTGAAACAAGACAAAGTTTGGTGCGGTCGGCGCTTCATTATCATCGCCTAGGAAAACATATAGAGGATCTGAATcgatttatatattttttagatGGAAAAACGACACCTCGCGAAGAATTTCCAGGACAAAAATCCTCTAAAGACGTCAAGCATAAGAAGGAAGTTTGTCCAGAAAAATTCATGGGAAAAACTTTGGCGTATGGGTATCCATTCTTTAGGAAAGGCTTTCAGCGAGTTGAATGCTCAGAATTTGTTCCAATCGATCAATTAGTAACACTTTTGATGACTTTCcctggtgaactttcaccccaagACAGGTTCAAATTTCTTGAAGGAGCCGCAAAGTATTATCCAAACCTACGTATCGTCGTCGCGTCGAAAGAGAACCGTCCCCACGACGATCTgacaaaattgaaattgaaccTTAAGAATATGGTCGTCAAAGATCCCGCTCATGGGGAAACCTGGACCAAAATGCTACAGGAAGTAACCACACCCTATGCACTTTTTGCACCAGAAGTAACGCATTTCACCGACGACATAGAGCTTGAGCGCCTCGTTCGCATGCTAAGTTACAACGAGGATGCAGTCGTTGCCGGCGGGAGCCATCGCAATTTACAAGGAGAGTGGGACATCGGCTGCCTTCAAGTCACATTTAGGAATTGGACTGCATTTTTTAGGGGAGGATATTATCGCTCAGTTTCGGAATGTGTGGTGTGTGATCTGCTTTCTGGTCCATTTATGGCGAAGACTGAGGCATTCAAGAAGCTTGGCCTAGATGAAAG TCTCCCTTTTGGTGTCTTTCACGATATCTTCTGGCGTCTGAAAACTAAACACCCTGAAAAGGTGGTCTTCAGTTGCCCCGATGTTATGTTCAATGTGTACTCGCGGGACATCCCGGATGAGAGATATGCACCTTTGGCAACAAAATGGAACGTAAAGAAATGGGTGGAGTCCAGTGGTAGAGTCCGCTGGTACGGTTGTAGGCGCGGCATTTCATATGCTATTTCAAGGTCGTGCAGCTTTGATACGGGGTTTGCAGTCCCACCATGTGATTTAGAGAATCTTGCCGATGCTATTAAATTCGTCATGAGGGAATGTGAGGAAGCGGGGCTATTTTGCGAACTTCAAGAAGGAACATTACTAG GTGCTGTCAAATTTAACAAAGTCTTACCCTGGGAACGAGACGCAGACATCACCTTTTTAACAGGGAACTACACTGCGTTCAAGCGACTTCAGTCAAAATTCACAGAGGCTGGTTACACCTTGACCAGCGACGATGCTTCATTATGGTGCTGTGTGGACGGGCGACAGGCTGGGGGCAAGTTTCGAGTTGGTACCACACACTGGTCGTTAGAACTGTATGGTCAGCACATGATGGAGTCAGAGGGTCTTGTGGCGAGCGGGCAGAAGCCTACAAAAGTTCACTTTGCCGGACAATGGGTTACTGTCATGCGCAATCCAGGACTTTTCGCTCGTAATCGATATGGCCCTCACGTGTACAAACACGCAGAGCACTGGATGGACATGGGGCACGATACAGGATGGGCCTTTTATCGACCaggaaaattcaaaacatgtGCCTTTCCAGGTCACTCTGCGTGCCTTGACCAGTTTCCTGCAGATGGCAATATTCAGTTTAGTGATTATCCTCTCCTTTGA
- the LOC136913566 gene encoding G-protein coupled receptor 26-like: MVFLSRAEVFTFAPILFCMTLAALVMNFLVCLVVYRSKELRKHISSVFVVNLAICDFFMAVFAMPYSFGAVIANRWPFGAFWCQTSAFWNMVLGLAAVLTLALISADRYIAVCKPLQYRAKMTLQRALVMISVVWLQSMIFSLIPIGFGWYGFNRRYFFCTFPSNLRDVNYLVFTTATYAANVGLSLLIMLVTYYKIFNVAKLHSRRIGHAVISAVHFGPVRPPIGMETSRHREFKAARKILFVIGAFLCCLAPYTTLRILELTNNGVSLSVSVTIALRWIAFLKSAIDPFIYGLLQRRFRRALLELFLGTQRARIVRGSLPCGPGPIRLDIRARRHSQSETGTFVTVATNRTSIEE, from the coding sequence ATGGTCTTCCTCTCAAGGGCAGAAGTTTTTACCTTCGCCCCGATTTTATTCTGCATGACCCTTGCTGCGCTGGTCATGAATTTCCTCGTTTGTTTAGTCGTTTATCGTAGCAAGGAACTTCGCAAGCATATATCTAGCGTATTCGTGGTAAACCTCGCTATTTGTGACTTTTTTATGGCTGTTTTCGCCATGCCGTATTCGTTTGGAGCTGTGATAGCGAACCGGTGGCCTTTTGGCGCtttttggtgtcaaacaagcgCTTTTTGGAACATGGTCTTAGGTCTGGCGGCAGTTTTGACTCTTGCGTTGATTTCCGCAGATCGGTACATAGCAGTTTGTAAACCTCTCCAGTACCGCGCAAAAATGACGCTACAACGCGCTCTTGTAATGATATCGGTCGTATGGCTACAATCTATGATTTTTTCCTTGATACCGATTGGATTCGGTTGGTACGGATTTAATAGACGTTATTTCTTCTGTACTTTCCCTTCTAATTTGCGCGATGTGAACTACCTGGTATTTACAACGGCCACTTATGCAGCGAATGTGGGACTTTCACTTCTTATCATGCTGGTTACTTACTATAAAATTTTCAACGTGGCAAAACTTCATTCCAGGCGAATAGGACACGCTGTGATAAGTGCTGTTCACTTTGGGCCTGTTCGCCCACCGATAGGCATGGAAACAAGTCGTCACAGAGAGTTCAAAGCGGCACGAAAAATACTTTTTGTGATCGGAGCATTTTTGTGCTGCCTGGCACCATACACAACCTTACGCATACTTGAGCTCACCAACAATGGAGTTTCGCTTTCGGTGTCTGTAACTATTGCGTTAAGATGGATTGCGTTTTTAAAGAGCGCTATCGACCCCTTTATTTATGGCCTTTTGCAAAGACGATTCCGACGGGCCTTATTGGAATTATTTCTTGGTACTCAAAGAGCTCGAATTGTTAGGGGCTCCCTGCCGTGTGGCCCCGGTCCCATTAGACTCGATATTAGGGCAAGAAGACACTCGCAAAGCGAAACAGGAACATTTGTTACCGTTGCCACGAACAGAACTTCAATCGAAGAATGA